From a single Nematostella vectensis chromosome 3, jaNemVect1.1, whole genome shotgun sequence genomic region:
- the LOC5502380 gene encoding LDLR chaperone boca, producing MSFYEREELGTTTVALHFRFYRNMAAAKRGILSRDHGLLILCIVWLFLFLIVADSINAVKKDKEKDKTEKVKNKIGKSVLDYSEADIEKLLDQWDENDDDQEDDDKYDDDDPRKPSPKMSQLDPSKIKDDPMAFIKMSKKGKTIMMFASIAGNPSKKTTDTISLRWQSSLHNAHLEVQRYIVADDRILFLLKDGSMAWDVKDFLVTQPECKVVEFENQKFPGVGASPADSIKRKSEL from the exons ATGAGTTTTTATGAACGAGAGGAATTGGGAACCACAACTGTCGCTCTACATTTCCGGTTTTATCGCAACATGGCGGCCGCCAAGAGGGGTATTTTGTCAAGAGACCATGGTCTCTTGATTTTGTGCATAGTCTGGCTTTTCTTATTTCTCATAGTTGCCGATTCTATCAATGCTGTGaagaaagacaaagaaaaagataAGACAGAGAAAGTCAAGAACAAGATAGGGAAGAGTGTGTTAGACTACAGTGAAGCCGATATTGAAAAACTTCTAGACCAATGGGAT gagaatgatgatgatcaagaggatgatgataaatatgatgatgatgatcctCGTAAACCAAGTCCCAAGATGTCTCAGCTGGATCCAAGTAAAATCAAGGATGATCCCATGGCATTCATAAAAATGtccaaaaaaggcaaaactaTCATGATGTTTGCATCAATAGCAGGAAATCCCTCAAAAAAGACAACTGATACAATATCACTTAGGTGGCAATCCAGTCTACATAATGCACATCTAGAAGTACAGAG GTACATTGTTGCAGATGACCGGATATTATTTCTTCTGAAAGATGGTAGCATGGCGTGGGATGTAAAGGACTTCCTTGTCACTCAGCCTGAGTGTAAAGTAGTTGAATTTGAGAATCAAAAATTCCCTGGTGTTGGTGCAAGCCCTGCTGACTCTATTAAAAGAAAATCAGAGCTATGA